The proteins below are encoded in one region of Chlamydia sp.:
- a CDS encoding DNA polymerase III subunit delta' (catalyzes the DNA-template-directed extension of the 3'-end of a DNA strand; the delta' subunit seems to interact with the gamma subunit to transfer the beta subunit on the DNA) — MESSAWDLLIQKIQDQKIPSAIILHGQDLSALSVRAYEFACTVIQKSMPEAAYKLANRLHPDIYEYSPQGRGRLHTIETPRAIRKEIWIYPYESPYKIYIIYEADRITLDAISAFLKLLEDPPHYSILILVSALPQRLPPTIRSRCIAFHIPVKEKQTLLDQKEILFLISLAQGKESVTKVGALVKGALDEDKQLLRDKTKTMLTVLLQLFRDRFFLAKKVSESLLEHTEFLNEIKAIPVYPLEEALTIISHAVQALDTYSSASSCLEWVCLQLWSFKNRQQIAKSNQKIN; from the coding sequence ATGGAAAGTTCTGCTTGGGATCTTCTTATACAAAAAATCCAGGATCAGAAGATTCCCTCTGCCATTATTTTACATGGTCAGGACTTGTCTGCTTTGTCCGTTCGGGCTTATGAATTCGCTTGTACAGTCATTCAAAAAAGCATGCCGGAAGCTGCTTATAAATTAGCGAATAGATTACATCCAGATATCTATGAGTATTCTCCTCAAGGTCGAGGGCGTCTTCATACGATAGAGACTCCTCGAGCAATTAGAAAAGAGATTTGGATATATCCTTACGAAAGTCCATATAAAATTTATATTATTTACGAAGCTGATAGAATAACCTTAGATGCGATATCAGCCTTTTTAAAGCTACTGGAAGATCCACCTCACTATAGTATATTGATACTTGTATCTGCATTGCCTCAAAGGTTGCCGCCGACAATTCGATCTAGGTGTATAGCTTTTCATATTCCTGTCAAAGAAAAGCAAACTCTGCTTGATCAGAAAGAGATTCTGTTTTTGATTAGTTTAGCTCAAGGGAAAGAATCTGTGACAAAAGTAGGGGCTTTAGTGAAAGGAGCTCTTGACGAAGATAAACAACTTCTTCGAGATAAAACTAAAACAATGCTAACGGTTCTTTTGCAATTATTTAGAGACCGTTTCTTTTTAGCTAAAAAGGTATCGGAGTCTTTGCTTGAGCATACAGAATTTTTAAATGAGATAAAAGCTATACCAGTATATCCTTTGGAAGAAGCTCTTACTATTATTTCCCACGCCGTGCAAGCTTTAGACACATACTCTTCTGCATCAAGCTGTCTTGAATGGGTTTGCTTACAGCTATGGTCTTTCAAGAATCGTCAACAGATTGCTAAAAGCAATCAGAAGATAAATTAA
- the pgl gene encoding 6-phosphogluconolactonase, with product MATLISLNDANRMLVAGSEEDFLQIACYDWISTANKAIQKRGAFYVALSGGRTPLRIFQEIVKKRAAILDCSKIFLFWGDERASEDLEAGNNYIKAMEILKGLHVPDTQIFRMDTANPKGDIAYEGLIQDQIPDAIFDMVMLGVGKDGHTLSLFPGTKALEEKERLVVFNEVPQLHTRRMTLTFPVVRQARHLVAYVQGSVKQDLFHRLLHPLGRDTYPIERVGTSLNPLQWVLSSDCCSRTDLADIPADCKLEMF from the coding sequence ATGGCTACCCTTATTAGCCTAAATGATGCGAATAGAATGCTTGTTGCTGGATCAGAAGAAGATTTTTTGCAGATAGCATGCTACGATTGGATCTCCACAGCAAATAAAGCGATTCAGAAGCGTGGGGCTTTCTATGTTGCTCTTTCTGGGGGGAGAACTCCCTTACGGATCTTCCAGGAAATCGTTAAAAAACGTGCTGCTATTTTAGATTGTTCCAAGATTTTTTTATTTTGGGGAGATGAGCGTGCAAGTGAAGATTTAGAGGCAGGGAATAATTATATAAAAGCTATGGAGATTTTAAAAGGATTACACGTCCCAGATACTCAGATCTTTCGGATGGATACTGCGAATCCTAAAGGAGATATAGCTTACGAGGGTCTTATTCAGGACCAAATCCCTGATGCCATTTTTGATATGGTTATGCTTGGAGTCGGTAAGGACGGTCACACTCTTTCTCTTTTTCCAGGGACTAAAGCTTTAGAAGAAAAAGAGCGTCTAGTAGTCTTCAATGAGGTCCCACAGTTACATACTCGTCGTATGACCTTAACTTTTCCTGTTGTTCGACAAGCAAGACATCTTGTTGCTTACGTTCAAGGATCTGTAAAACAAGACCTTTTTCATAGACTTCTTCATCCTTTAGGTAGAGACACCTATCCTATAGAGCGAGTAGGAACTTCACTCAATCCTTTGCAATGGGTGCTATCTTCCGACTGCTGTAGCAGAACAGATCTCGCGGATATTCCCGCAGACTGCAAGCTAGAAATGTTTTAA
- the zwf gene encoding glucose-6-phosphate dehydrogenase — protein MEETKENGPALPSCPHCVMVIFGATGDLTSRKLFPALYNLTKEGRLSENFVCVGFARRPKSHEQFREEMKQAIQNFSHSAEIDIRVWESLESRVFYHQANFSDEDGYTSLKTFLEQLDQQYGTQGNRLFYLSTPPDYFQEIIRNLNRHQLFYHEQGIDQPWSRLIIEKPFGVNLETAQELQQCIDSNINEASVYRIDHYLGKETVQNILTIRFANTLFESCWNSQYIDHVQISVSESIGIGSRGNFFEKSGMLRDMVQNHLTQLLCLLTMEPPSEFSSEEIKKEKIKILRKILPIQEQDVVRGQYGEGTVQGVSVLGYREEENVNPNSLVETYVALKLFIDNPRWKGVPFYLQAGKRLPKRTTDIAIIFKKSSYNLFNAESCPLCPLENDLLIIRIQPDEGVALQFNCKVPGTNKLVRPVKMDFRYDSYFNTVTPEAYERLLCDCILGDRTLFTSNEEVLASWELFSPLLQLWSNKTPTFPNYAAGSLRPQEADELLSKDGRSWRAY, from the coding sequence ATGGAAGAAACAAAAGAAAATGGGCCTGCGTTGCCATCTTGTCCTCATTGCGTCATGGTTATCTTTGGTGCTACAGGAGATTTAACCTCCAGAAAGCTATTTCCAGCCTTGTATAATTTAACAAAGGAAGGACGTTTGTCCGAAAATTTTGTTTGTGTTGGCTTCGCTAGACGACCCAAATCTCATGAACAGTTTCGCGAAGAAATGAAACAAGCTATTCAAAATTTTTCTCATTCAGCAGAAATAGACATTCGAGTTTGGGAAAGTCTTGAAAGCAGAGTGTTTTATCATCAAGCAAATTTTTCTGATGAAGATGGATACACTTCCTTAAAAACTTTTTTGGAACAATTAGACCAACAATATGGAACACAAGGTAATCGACTGTTCTATTTATCGACACCCCCCGATTACTTTCAAGAGATTATTCGCAATTTGAATAGGCACCAATTATTTTATCATGAGCAAGGAATTGACCAGCCTTGGTCTAGATTGATTATAGAAAAACCCTTTGGAGTGAATTTAGAAACAGCTCAAGAACTTCAGCAATGTATTGATTCAAATATTAATGAAGCGTCTGTTTATCGAATCGATCATTACCTAGGAAAAGAAACTGTTCAAAATATTTTAACTATTCGTTTTGCTAATACGTTATTCGAATCTTGTTGGAACTCTCAATATATAGACCACGTGCAGATCAGCGTTAGCGAGTCCATCGGCATAGGATCTAGGGGAAACTTTTTTGAAAAATCCGGTATGTTACGCGACATGGTACAAAACCACCTAACACAATTACTGTGTCTGCTTACTATGGAGCCTCCTTCTGAGTTTTCGTCGGAAGAGATTAAAAAAGAGAAAATCAAAATTTTAAGAAAAATTCTTCCCATTCAAGAGCAAGATGTAGTTCGTGGTCAATATGGAGAAGGAACCGTACAAGGGGTCTCTGTCCTAGGTTATCGAGAGGAAGAAAATGTTAACCCAAATTCTTTAGTAGAAACCTATGTTGCTTTGAAGCTATTTATTGACAATCCTCGCTGGAAAGGGGTTCCTTTTTATCTACAAGCAGGAAAACGTTTGCCTAAAAGAACAACGGATATTGCTATAATTTTCAAAAAATCTAGTTACAATTTATTTAACGCCGAATCCTGTCCCCTATGTCCCTTAGAAAATGATTTGTTGATTATCCGAATTCAACCAGATGAAGGTGTTGCGTTGCAATTTAACTGCAAAGTTCCTGGAACAAATAAACTTGTACGCCCTGTGAAAATGGATTTTCGTTACGACAGCTATTTCAATACAGTCACTCCCGAAGCTTATGAACGATTGCTTTGTGATTGTATTCTTGGCGACAGAACGCTGTTCACCAGTAATGAAGAAGTATTAGCATCTTGGGAACTTTTTTCTCCTTTACTGCAACTATGGTCTAATAAGACTCCTACTTTTCCAAATTATGCTGCAGGGTCCTTACGTCCTCAAGAAGCCGATGAATTGTTATCCAAAGATGGGAGATCGTGGCGTGCTTATTAA
- the ruvX gene encoding Holliday junction resolvase RuvX: protein MNSFKQKEAFLGVDYGKKRTGLAFASAPLFVTLPIGFIETRPSLAQTAESLITIIKERAITTVVFGNPLPMQKAYASSVQQEIQELATLIQEKLPLEVILWDERLSSAQAERMLKSDCGLNRKQRKSSSDTLAATIILSNFLDSRKLY, encoded by the coding sequence ATGAACTCATTTAAACAAAAAGAAGCGTTCTTAGGTGTTGATTATGGAAAAAAACGTACTGGTTTAGCCTTTGCCAGTGCTCCTCTTTTTGTTACTTTGCCTATAGGATTTATAGAGACTCGCCCCTCCCTTGCGCAAACAGCGGAATCTCTTATTACTATTATCAAAGAACGAGCTATTACGACAGTAGTCTTTGGGAATCCGCTACCTATGCAAAAGGCTTATGCTTCTAGCGTGCAACAGGAAATTCAAGAACTAGCAACACTCATTCAAGAAAAACTTCCTCTGGAAGTGATCCTTTGGGATGAACGTTTGTCTTCAGCACAAGCCGAACGTATGTTAAAAAGCGATTGCGGGCTAAATAGAAAACAACGGAAAAGTTCTTCAGACACTCTTGCTGCGACGATAATCCTTTCTAACTTTTTAGATTCCCGAAAATTATACTGA
- a CDS encoding CTP synthase, producing the protein MSFKSIFLTGGVVSSLGKGLTAASLALLLEKQNLKVAMLKLDPYLNVDPGTMNPYEHGEVYVTDDGIETDLDLGHYHRFSSVQLSKYSTATSGQIYTRVIAKERNGDFLGSTVQVVPHVTNEIINVIQSCAEHHKPDILIVEIGGTIGDIESLPFLEAVRQFRYEHPKDCLSIHMTYVPYLKAAKEIKTKPTQHSVQNLRSIGISPDAILCRSETPLSLEIRRKISLFCNVPEQAVFNAVDLEWSIYEMPLLLAKENISNFLLNKLGFSPKPLDLTDWQNLVDALCDQKRPVIRIGLVGKYLEHKDAYKSVFESLSHASVPTNCSLEVVPISPDSEDLLERLSTCDGCLIPGGFGTRSWEGKILAAHYCREHNIPCFGICLGMQALVVEYTRYVLNIPFANSLEMDPHTPDPVICMMQGQDSVIKGGTMRLGAYPCRIDPDSLAFTAYKKALVQERHRHRYEVNPSYINRLQDKGLKVSGICPQGELCEIVEIPNHRWMLGVQFHPEFLSKLAVPHPLFVEFVRAARTYSLEKANELI; encoded by the coding sequence ATGTCTTTCAAAAGCATCTTTTTAACTGGAGGCGTGGTTTCTTCTTTAGGGAAAGGGCTGACGGCAGCTTCTTTGGCTCTCCTACTGGAGAAACAAAACTTGAAAGTTGCGATGCTCAAGCTAGATCCATACCTAAATGTCGACCCAGGGACTATGAACCCCTACGAACATGGTGAGGTATATGTGACAGATGATGGGATAGAAACAGACTTAGACCTCGGTCATTACCATCGCTTCTCGTCCGTACAGCTCTCTAAATACTCAACTGCAACTTCAGGACAAATTTACACTAGAGTAATCGCTAAGGAGCGAAATGGTGATTTCCTCGGCAGCACAGTTCAAGTAGTTCCTCACGTAACGAATGAGATTATCAATGTTATTCAGTCGTGTGCAGAACACCACAAACCAGATATTCTTATTGTAGAAATTGGTGGTACTATTGGCGATATAGAATCGCTCCCTTTCTTAGAAGCTGTTCGGCAATTTCGTTACGAACACCCTAAAGACTGTCTTAGCATTCATATGACCTATGTCCCTTATCTCAAAGCTGCCAAGGAAATTAAAACCAAGCCTACCCAGCATTCTGTGCAAAATTTACGTAGTATTGGGATTTCTCCAGATGCAATTTTGTGCCGTTCTGAAACTCCACTTAGTTTAGAAATAAGAAGAAAAATTAGTCTATTTTGTAATGTGCCAGAGCAAGCTGTTTTTAATGCTGTAGATCTAGAATGGTCTATCTATGAAATGCCTTTGCTGCTTGCAAAAGAAAATATCTCCAACTTTTTGTTAAATAAACTAGGTTTTTCACCAAAACCCCTAGATCTCACAGATTGGCAAAATCTTGTTGATGCATTATGTGATCAAAAACGTCCAGTTATCCGTATAGGGCTAGTCGGGAAATATTTAGAACATAAAGACGCTTATAAATCTGTATTTGAATCTCTCTCTCATGCTTCCGTCCCTACTAACTGCTCTCTTGAAGTCGTCCCTATTTCTCCTGATTCAGAAGATCTTTTGGAACGTCTATCTACGTGTGATGGATGTTTAATTCCTGGAGGGTTTGGAACAAGAAGTTGGGAAGGAAAAATTTTAGCAGCTCATTATTGTCGTGAGCATAATATTCCCTGTTTCGGGATTTGTTTAGGAATGCAAGCCTTGGTTGTTGAATATACAAGATATGTTTTAAACATTCCTTTTGCGAACTCTTTAGAAATGGATCCGCACACTCCCGATCCTGTTATTTGTATGATGCAAGGACAAGATAGCGTAATCAAGGGAGGAACTATGCGGCTAGGAGCTTATCCTTGCCGGATTGATCCAGATTCTTTGGCTTTTACCGCCTACAAGAAAGCTCTTGTACAAGAGCGTCATCGACATCGTTATGAAGTGAATCCTTCTTACATTAATCGATTACAAGATAAGGGATTAAAAGTGTCTGGTATTTGTCCTCAAGGAGAGCTTTGTGAGATTGTTGAAATCCCTAATCACAGGTGGATGCTTGGCGTACAATTTCATCCGGAATTTTTATCAAAGTTAGCTGTGCCCCATCCGCTTTTTGTAGAATTTGTTCGTGCAGCACGAACCTATTCTTTGGAGAAAGCTAATGAACTCATTTAA
- the kdsB gene encoding 3-deoxy-manno-octulosonate cytidylyltransferase → MFAFLTSKKVGILPARWGSSRFPGKPLIKILGKTLIQRSYENALNSRSLDCVVVATDDQRIFDHVVEFGGLCVMTSKFCANGTERVEEAISQHFPQAEIVVNIQGDEPCLSPSIIDGLVAMLEDNPSANMVTPVTETVDPEAILTDHKVKCVFDKTGKALYFSRSAIPYNFKRPTPVHLHIGVYAFRKTFLREYVKIPPSSLSLAEDLEQLRVLETGLPIHVLVVQTATGPSVDYPEDITKVEQYLLCLSKASF, encoded by the coding sequence ATGTTTGCATTTTTAACGAGCAAAAAAGTCGGCATTCTCCCCGCCAGATGGGGAAGCTCTCGTTTCCCCGGAAAACCTTTAATAAAAATTTTAGGAAAAACTTTAATCCAAAGATCTTATGAGAACGCCTTGAATAGCCGGTCTCTGGACTGTGTAGTTGTGGCAACTGATGATCAACGAATTTTTGATCATGTCGTTGAATTTGGCGGATTATGTGTCATGACTAGCAAATTTTGTGCTAACGGAACAGAGAGAGTAGAAGAGGCTATCTCTCAACATTTCCCGCAAGCAGAGATTGTTGTAAACATTCAAGGAGATGAGCCTTGTTTGTCTCCAAGTATTATAGATGGGCTTGTAGCTATGTTAGAGGACAATCCCTCCGCAAATATGGTTACCCCTGTTACAGAAACAGTAGATCCTGAAGCAATTTTGACAGATCACAAAGTGAAATGTGTGTTCGACAAAACAGGTAAAGCTCTTTACTTTAGTAGAAGTGCTATTCCTTATAATTTTAAACGTCCAACACCTGTTCACCTACATATTGGGGTGTACGCTTTTAGAAAAACGTTTCTGCGTGAATATGTAAAAATACCTCCTTCCTCGTTAAGTTTGGCCGAAGATCTTGAGCAATTAAGAGTACTAGAAACTGGTCTTCCTATCCATGTTCTTGTCGTTCAAACTGCAACAGGCCCCTCTGTTGATTACCCAGAAGATATAACCAAAGTGGAGCAATATTTATTATGTCTTTCAAAAGCATCTTTTTAA
- a CDS encoding ABC transporter ATP-binding protein: MLDVKSLYYAHASHCVFENAEVSFSPGQISVVLGKSGSGKTTLFRIIAGFLSCSIGEILWEGKPLTQKLVAYMQQKGRLLPWRTIRKNISLLTELGPRNQKMFVLEKAFRKAVHTFELSSLLDRFPDELSVGQQQRVVFAMHSLSSKPVLLLDEPFASLDPLTKEMLYQDVKRLAKEEGKTVILASHDVQDCLRVGETFFAIKNHKIQPVFLDKQEGISGLLQQMKKHLI; encoded by the coding sequence ATGTTAGACGTAAAATCTTTATACTATGCTCATGCGTCTCATTGTGTGTTTGAGAACGCGGAGGTTAGCTTCTCTCCCGGACAAATTTCTGTTGTTCTAGGAAAATCTGGTAGTGGTAAGACTACTTTATTTAGGATCATTGCAGGGTTCCTTTCTTGTTCTATAGGAGAAATTCTTTGGGAAGGAAAACCTTTAACTCAAAAACTAGTAGCCTATATGCAGCAAAAAGGAAGGCTTTTGCCGTGGCGAACTATCAGAAAAAACATTTCATTACTAACAGAATTGGGCCCCCGCAACCAAAAAATGTTTGTTCTTGAAAAAGCTTTTCGTAAAGCTGTACATACATTCGAGCTTTCTTCTCTTCTTGATCGTTTTCCTGATGAGTTATCTGTAGGACAACAGCAACGTGTTGTTTTTGCTATGCACAGTTTGTCTTCTAAGCCAGTTTTGTTATTAGACGAGCCTTTTGCATCTTTAGATCCTTTGACTAAAGAGATGTTGTATCAAGATGTAAAAAGATTAGCTAAGGAAGAAGGAAAAACTGTTATATTAGCTTCCCATGATGTGCAAGATTGCTTAAGAGTAGGGGAGACTTTCTTCGCAATCAAAAATCACAAAATACAACCGGTTTTTTTAGACAAACAAGAAGGGATTTCAGGGTTATTACAACAAATGAAAAAACACCTAATTTAA
- a CDS encoding DsbA family protein, which produces MDKSTPLKKKIFVIFTALGFVLCLGLMVQTKRSIMPPKAPIPTTAKYFPTIGNPYAPINITVFEEPSCSACEEFSSEVFPLIKERFIDTGEASFTLIPVCFIRGSMPAAQALMCVYHHDPKRPDPEAYMEYFHKILSYEKSEGSHWATPEVITKLAEKIHTHSGRGINPIGLMQCVNSQRFLEQIKKNNIYGSQIMGGQLATPTAVVGDYLIEDPTFDEIERVITQLRHLQAMEEEG; this is translated from the coding sequence TTGGATAAGAGCACTCCCTTGAAAAAAAAGATTTTTGTTATTTTTACAGCTCTGGGATTTGTTTTGTGCCTAGGTTTAATGGTGCAAACCAAGCGTTCTATCATGCCTCCGAAAGCACCTATTCCGACTACAGCAAAATATTTCCCCACCATAGGGAATCCGTATGCGCCTATTAATATCACCGTTTTTGAAGAACCATCGTGTTCAGCTTGTGAAGAATTCTCTTCAGAAGTATTCCCTTTGATCAAAGAGCGTTTTATTGATACAGGAGAAGCTTCTTTCACACTTATACCAGTTTGCTTTATCCGTGGTTCTATGCCTGCTGCGCAAGCTTTAATGTGCGTTTATCACCACGATCCTAAACGCCCTGATCCAGAAGCTTATATGGAATATTTCCATAAAATTCTCTCTTATGAAAAAAGTGAGGGGTCACATTGGGCAACGCCTGAAGTTATTACGAAATTAGCAGAAAAAATACATACTCATTCGGGTAGGGGAATAAACCCAATAGGCTTGATGCAGTGTGTAAATTCGCAAAGATTTTTAGAACAAATTAAGAAGAACAATATTTATGGTTCTCAAATAATGGGAGGACAACTTGCTACTCCTACAGCTGTGGTTGGAGATTATCTTATAGAGGATCCTACATTTGATGAGATTGAAAGGGTAATTACACAACTTCGACATCTACAAGCAATGGAAGAGGAGGGGTAG
- a CDS encoding disulfide bond formation protein B, which translates to MIKLLRSYCLYFAWLIACIGTLMSIYYSYLLNIEPCVLCYYQRICLFPLVIILGIAAYREDLAVKIYALPLALVGFGIAIYQICLQEIPGMTLDICGKISCTTKLFLLGFITMPMASASAFLVIACLLIFATRSNT; encoded by the coding sequence GTGATTAAACTCTTACGTTCTTATTGTCTATACTTTGCTTGGTTGATTGCTTGTATAGGAACTCTTATGAGTATTTATTATAGCTATCTTCTGAATATAGAACCTTGTGTTCTTTGTTATTATCAGCGAATTTGTCTATTCCCTTTAGTAATCATTTTAGGTATTGCAGCGTATCGCGAAGATCTTGCTGTCAAAATATACGCTCTTCCTTTGGCTCTTGTTGGCTTTGGCATTGCTATTTATCAAATTTGTTTGCAAGAGATTCCTGGAATGACTTTAGATATCTGCGGTAAGATTTCCTGTACCACCAAGCTATTTCTGCTTGGCTTCATTACCATGCCTATGGCTTCTGCTTCGGCTTTTTTAGTTATCGCGTGTTTACTTATATTCGCGACTAGATCTAACACGTGA
- a CDS encoding peptide ABC transporter substrate-binding protein, with amino-acid sequence MSQKKLLAIAFIILAFGLTSCCRKQEESKDILRVAISHDPMSLDPRQVFLSKDVSIAKALYEGLFRENGNVPDLALAENYQLSQDGCTYTFFLKKTFWNNGDPVTAYDFEESIKQIYSQEIDCVTLRSLALIKNSHAVLTRKLPVKELGVHALNEHTLEITLERPCSHFVEVLTHPIFYPVHASLREYYKNKRLIRSFPIISNGPFMISHYEPQHFLLLNKNPLYYDQKNVSLSTIRLQIISDIHTATQMFQKKLIDLIGLPWTSSFPLEEQQVLDPENLCNYPVLNCSVLFCNMNNKPFNNPLLRAAFSLAINRETLLKIAGKGSVASSFVHPRLSQVPPQILSLTERTTLARMYLTEALKTLSEEDLEKIILIYPVESLCLRAVVQEIRQQLFDILGIKIVTLGLEYHCFLDKRSRGDFALATGNWIADYHQASAFLSVLGDGMKYKDFQLIRWQNEEYTNIVAQLLIKDSQDLQMIAEQLLLKENPIIPLYHLDYVYAKHSRVANLQTSSFGEVDLKKVSLIEQ; translated from the coding sequence ATGTCTCAAAAGAAGTTGTTGGCCATTGCTTTTATCATTCTTGCTTTTGGATTAACATCTTGTTGTCGCAAACAGGAAGAATCCAAGGATATTTTACGTGTTGCAATTAGCCATGATCCAATGTCTTTAGATCCTCGTCAAGTTTTTTTAAGTAAGGATGTTTCTATTGCAAAAGCTCTTTATGAAGGATTGTTCAGAGAAAATGGTAATGTTCCCGATTTAGCCTTAGCAGAAAATTACCAGTTGTCTCAAGATGGTTGTACTTATACTTTCTTTCTAAAAAAAACTTTTTGGAATAATGGAGATCCTGTAACAGCTTATGATTTTGAAGAATCTATTAAACAAATTTATTCTCAAGAAATTGATTGCGTCACATTACGCTCTCTCGCACTAATTAAAAATTCGCACGCTGTTTTAACTAGAAAATTACCCGTAAAAGAATTAGGAGTGCATGCTTTAAACGAACACACTCTTGAAATTACGTTAGAGAGGCCTTGTTCTCATTTTGTAGAAGTGTTAACACATCCAATCTTTTACCCTGTGCATGCTTCTTTAAGAGAATATTACAAAAATAAACGTCTTATACGTTCTTTCCCCATAATCTCTAATGGTCCTTTTATGATAAGCCATTATGAGCCTCAACACTTCCTATTACTTAATAAGAATCCTCTTTATTATGACCAAAAGAATGTTTCACTAAGCACAATACGTTTGCAGATAATTTCTGATATTCATACTGCAACACAAATGTTTCAAAAAAAACTTATCGATCTAATTGGATTACCTTGGACTTCTTCTTTCCCCTTAGAAGAGCAGCAAGTTCTTGATCCAGAAAACTTATGCAATTATCCAGTATTGAACTGCAGCGTTTTGTTCTGTAATATGAATAACAAACCCTTCAACAATCCTTTGTTAAGAGCTGCTTTCTCTTTAGCAATCAATCGAGAAACATTATTAAAAATAGCTGGTAAAGGAAGTGTTGCGTCAAGTTTTGTTCATCCTAGATTATCACAAGTGCCTCCCCAGATTCTTTCCCTGACGGAACGAACTACTTTAGCTAGAATGTATTTAACAGAAGCCTTAAAAACTTTGTCTGAGGAAGATTTAGAAAAAATCATATTAATTTATCCGGTAGAATCCCTCTGTTTAAGAGCTGTTGTTCAAGAAATTCGCCAACAGTTATTTGATATTCTCGGAATTAAAATTGTGACTTTAGGCTTAGAATACCATTGTTTTTTAGATAAACGTTCAAGAGGAGATTTTGCTTTAGCTACAGGAAATTGGATTGCTGATTATCACCAAGCCAGTGCTTTTTTATCTGTTCTTGGAGATGGAATGAAGTATAAAGACTTTCAGCTGATTCGCTGGCAAAACGAAGAATACACTAATATTGTAGCACAGCTTCTTATCAAAGATTCACAGGATCTTCAGATGATAGCAGAGCAGTTATTACTGAAAGAAAACCCAATTATTCCCCTTTATCATCTAGATTATGTTTATGCTAAACATTCTCGAGTTGCTAATTTACAAACATCCTCTTTTGGAGAGGTTGATTTGAAAAAAGTTTCGTTAATAGAGCAATAG
- the trpA gene encoding tryptophan synthase subunit alpha has translation MTNKLTKSFQQTQPLISYLTAGDGGIDYTIQTAKTLIQGGVDILEIGVPFSDPVADNPIVQASHERALAEKMEPNTFLEGIKRIRDLSKEVSLILHSYYNPILQKGVEYLKELKEVGLDGIYIVDFPVPLGQQKSVSFFEKLLENELAPILTATARTTQERLLLIKKYTKGFLYYEPQREPSEMTLQCKNLSEQFENMRDFLGIPVVEKMEIFNKKEAAAVLNYSNGFLIKTALVQHMANKPSLEEMVQFIKAMDPRPRH, from the coding sequence ATGACCAACAAATTAACTAAATCTTTTCAACAAACTCAGCCATTGATTAGCTATCTAACAGCTGGTGATGGTGGAATAGACTACACAATCCAAACTGCCAAAACCTTGATTCAAGGGGGTGTGGACATTTTGGAAATAGGGGTTCCTTTTTCCGATCCTGTGGCGGATAATCCTATCGTTCAAGCTTCACATGAAAGAGCATTGGCAGAAAAAATGGAGCCAAATACTTTTCTAGAAGGAATCAAAAGGATTCGTGATTTGAGCAAAGAGGTTTCTTTGATATTGCATAGTTACTACAACCCAATTTTGCAAAAAGGAGTTGAATATTTAAAAGAATTAAAAGAAGTAGGCCTAGATGGAATATATATTGTTGATTTCCCTGTTCCATTAGGGCAACAAAAGAGCGTGTCTTTTTTCGAAAAATTGTTAGAGAATGAGTTGGCTCCTATTCTAACAGCGACAGCAAGAACGACTCAAGAACGCCTTCTTTTAATTAAAAAATATACAAAAGGCTTTCTTTATTATGAACCTCAACGAGAACCTTCAGAGATGACTCTTCAATGTAAAAATCTTTCCGAACAATTCGAAAACATGAGGGATTTTCTAGGAATTCCTGTTGTAGAAAAGATGGAAATTTTTAATAAAAAAGAGGCTGCTGCGGTATTAAATTATTCAAATGGTTTCTTGATAAAAACTGCTCTAGTTCAGCATATGGCCAACAAACCTTCTTTAGAAGAAATGGTTCAATTCATAAAGGCTATGGATCCAAGACCTAGGCATTGA